The following DNA comes from Vairimorpha necatrix chromosome 5, complete sequence.
AAAAGTAATTATTAGCAATGAACATATATATGGTTccaattaataaataaagaataggattcttaataaatataaagagtaaaatgatatattttattagaacttataattaaaaattcataataTTGATGACTAAGAATACTTTTCTTGGGTGgttaaagtttttaaaacaatacaGTTCGACGAAAACTGTTCTTAggttaaaatttaatgacAGAAATATACTACTTTGcctttatataaaaaatactttttatacGCATAAATAATCTTTCTTATTCTAAagcataataaaaaaaattcaacaATATACGAAAAAATGAAGCACTGTGCATTTATAACAATTATGATAGCTTTCTGTAAAATTAGCCACAATAAGACTCGAAGAAAATTGCATACACCAAGCATAAGTTGTTCAGATATATCTAaactttaataaatcttaaGAATGAGATCATAAAAGACAACTGATCAAAGATTGtgataattataaaagaattgtTGTCTCTGTAAatgttataaatataacgAGCACTGGGTATATAAATATGCATACCATtgaaaaaagacaaaacaaatttagCGCTCAACATTTATTAATGCTGTTcagaataaatattatttaaaataaattctacTTGCTTCATTTTAACCTAAATTACgtagtttttattatatgtcGAAACACTACAACATAAGTAatcatcaaaaaaaaatttatttagacTTCTTGTGTATTGTCAAAAAATACCTCCAAATCTTCAGAATTATTCGGCCCGCgattagtaatttttttaaaaaattttactagattttttttaaaatagatGGTACAAATTaagataattataaataaagggATTAATATATAAGGGAAATAGCTCATATATCCTAGGTCATTGTTAACATTCTTCTTATAATCATCAAAGGCATCGTAATCGATATCATGATCACTGAAACTGTGTTTTATTGGATAATTAGGAAACTTTTCACAATAAATATACCCtttgttattatttctttcgTCTAACTTTTCAATAATAGTTTCTATACCATTTTCACCAAAACATCTAATATATGGGTCTATCATTTCTTTACACAttttaacaataataatagGCAAATCCCTAAGACTCCACTGAAAGcatgttatattttctaaaatgaATTGTAATGTTTGACTTATATCAGCATCTCGGGGAATGATATCTTTGTAGCAATGATTTAACACATTATAATATTCCAATgttacatttttaaaattttcaataaaataaaccTCATGCTCTGTCAACGAGGTTGTTACCCAAGAGATTGATTCTTTTACATCGAACGCCTTATAAACAGCATTATAATATGCGTTTTCCATCTGTGTTCTTTTTTCTTCGTCTTTATATTCTAGccaatatatttgtttccaaaaaccaaaatttaaatgatttGTTATAATGTACCAAATAAATTCAGCGAATTCTTTAATTAACATCCGCGATAAACCAgctttttcaaaattcCCTTCTAACACACTACATGTTATATTATCATTAGTATTAATAATACCATTTAAAAGACTTGTCTCGTCGTTACTTGATTTTATTTCCTTGGTCGTGAATGccaataaattaaaataaaaaaacatattcaTTGTTGTGGggcaaaaatttattttttttgaatgtTATGGAGATATGGACATTCCATGTAATAAATAACACTATAAAGTGCATGTATGTTTTTTCGCCCCGGATTACGGTTTAGTTTGAATGAGTAAACTCGGAGGTAACCAATAACTGGCTCTGTATGATCGAGCTTAACTCCTTTGCTTGTGTTTCAATTTGAG
Coding sequences within:
- a CDS encoding putative SP-containing membrane protein, with product MNMFFYFNLLAFTTKEIKSSNDETSLLNGIINTNDNITCSVLEGNFEKAGLSRMLIKEFAEFIWYIITNHLNFGFWKQIYWLEYKDEEKRTQMENAYYNAVYKAFDVKESISWVTTSLTEHEVYFIENFKNVTLEYYNVLNHCYKDIIPRDADISQTLQFILENITCFQWSLRDLPIIIVKMCKEMIDPYIRCFGENGIETIIEKLDERNNNKGYIYCEKFPNYPIKHSFSDHDIDYDAFDDYKKNVNNDLGYMSYFPYILIPLFIIILICTIYFKKNLVKFFKKITNRGPNNSEDLEVFFDNTQEV